In a genomic window of Gloeocapsopsis dulcis:
- a CDS encoding phosphate-starvation-inducible PsiE family protein, which produces MQQPLKTPLNLYEALNRNLLVRSLETVQDLIVVSLCIGLFCVMMIQLRGIFYLMLPPLNFHEVTADILFLLILVELFRLLIIYLQEQRVSIGVAVEVSIVSVLREVIVRGVLEVPWNQMLAACAFLLVLAALLIVRVWIPPTFEGIDPEQRYVKHYQVEKGES; this is translated from the coding sequence ATGCAACAGCCGTTGAAGACTCCGTTAAATTTGTACGAAGCGTTGAATCGTAATCTGCTTGTGCGTAGCCTGGAAACAGTTCAAGACTTAATTGTGGTTTCGCTGTGCATTGGTTTATTCTGCGTAATGATGATTCAGCTTAGGGGCATATTTTACTTAATGTTGCCACCCCTCAACTTTCACGAAGTCACTGCAGATATTTTGTTTTTGCTGATTCTGGTGGAGTTGTTTCGGCTGCTGATTATTTATTTGCAAGAACAGCGCGTGTCAATTGGCGTTGCGGTAGAAGTATCGATTGTCTCAGTGTTGCGTGAAGTGATTGTGCGCGGAGTGTTAGAAGTTCCTTGGAATCAAATGCTAGCAGCGTGTGCCTTTTTACTCGTTTTAGCTGCGTTATTAATTGTACGAGTTTGGATTCCGCCGACTTTTGAAGGTATCGATCCCGAACAACGATACGTCAAACACTATCAAGTAGAAAAAGGGGAATCTTAG
- a CDS encoding AbrB/MazE/SpoVT family DNA-binding domain-containing protein: MKSQIGRWGNSLAWRIPKHIVEELSLESNDEVNCHVEDGKIVIEPVSKQKDYTLDDLLAQIIEPSEEVCWGKPEGNEVW; the protein is encoded by the coding sequence ATGAAATCACAAATCGGACGATGGGGAAATTCGCTTGCTTGGCGGATTCCTAAGCACATCGTAGAGGAATTGTCGTTAGAGTCAAACGATGAAGTTAATTGCCACGTTGAAGATGGGAAGATCGTTATCGAGCCAGTCTCGAAACAAAAAGACTATACACTAGACGACTTGCTAGCTCAAATTATTGAGCCGAGTGAGGAAGTTTGTTGGGGTAAACCAGAAGGAAATGAAGTGTGGTAG
- the polA gene encoding DNA polymerase I — protein sequence MTSSLTRPTFILVDGHSLAFRSYFAFAKGRDGGLRTTTGIPTSVCFGFLKALLEVMAVEKPEALAIAFDLGLPTFRHEADDTYKADRPGTPEDFVPDLKNLHELLDGLNLPIITAPGYEADDVLGTLAQQASAAGYQVKILTGDRDLFQLVDPQKDISVLYLSSDALKRSATGLTEYKTEQVKEKMGVLPSQIVDFKALCGDKSDNIPGVKGIGEKTAVQLLTQYTSLEQIYNSLSSIKGATQQKLEVGKQDAEKSRYLATIVVDVPLDIDLETAKLTGFDTTTLKPILEKLEFKSFLGKVNELQQQFGGKIAEDEPEDISNTNPIAVPTFESEDLWFFSAEDTAAIQEQPLTQITPQIIDTLEKLTQLVQQLQKYTNAVTPVAWDTETTDLEPRDAQLVGIGCCWGSELDAMAYIPLGHTIGDNLETATVLAALRPILESAEHPKALQNAKFDRLVLRCQGINLRGVVFDSMLASYVLDPDTSHNLSDLAQRYLGLTSKSYAELVPKGKTIADLDIPTVAEYCGMDVYATYGLVPKLRAELDKIPALHKLLIDVEQPLEPVLAEMEYTGIHINTAYLQEFSKQLEKDLTAIEEQIYAVAEEKFNLGSPKKLSELLFDRLSLDRRKSRKIKTGYSTDAAILEKLRDDHPIVEAILEYRTLSKLKSTYVDALPVLVRPDTQRVHTSFNQTATSTGRLSSSNPNLQNIPIRTAFSRQIRKAFVPESGWILVTADYSQIELRILAHLCQEPILVSAYQNNEDIHTVTARLLFEKDVVTSEERRLAKTINFGVIYGMGAQRFARETKMKAADGKVFIERFNQQYPLVFEYLRRMEQEAIAYGYVQTILGRRRYFNFTSDRLRQLRNLKPENINLDEIRGLTANDAGLLRAAANAPIQGSSADIIKIAMAQLHELLQNYQTRLLLQVHDELVFEVPKDEWEELQPKIRSTMESAVSLSVPLLVEVRAGDNWMEVK from the coding sequence GTGACTTCATCTCTTACACGCCCAACATTTATCCTTGTTGATGGGCATTCGCTAGCTTTTCGTTCGTATTTTGCGTTTGCCAAAGGGCGCGATGGGGGTTTGCGTACAACGACGGGAATTCCCACAAGTGTGTGTTTTGGGTTTCTGAAGGCACTACTGGAAGTGATGGCGGTGGAAAAGCCTGAAGCGCTGGCGATCGCCTTTGATCTCGGATTACCAACTTTCCGCCACGAAGCCGACGATACATATAAAGCCGATCGCCCAGGTACGCCCGAAGACTTTGTTCCCGATCTCAAGAATCTACATGAATTACTCGATGGCTTGAATTTACCGATTATTACCGCACCAGGTTATGAAGCGGATGATGTGTTAGGAACACTTGCACAACAAGCAAGTGCAGCGGGTTATCAAGTTAAGATTTTGACAGGCGATCGCGATTTATTTCAACTAGTCGATCCTCAAAAAGATATTAGTGTTCTGTACTTGAGTTCTGATGCATTGAAGCGTTCTGCTACAGGATTGACGGAATACAAAACAGAACAAGTTAAAGAAAAGATGGGAGTTTTGCCATCACAAATTGTTGATTTTAAAGCACTTTGTGGTGATAAATCAGATAATATTCCTGGTGTTAAAGGTATTGGTGAAAAAACAGCAGTACAGTTACTCACTCAATACACATCGCTGGAGCAAATTTATAACTCTTTGAGTAGCATCAAAGGTGCAACCCAACAAAAACTAGAAGTAGGGAAACAAGATGCCGAGAAATCTCGTTACTTAGCAACTATTGTCGTTGATGTACCATTAGATATTGATTTAGAGACAGCCAAATTAACAGGGTTTGATACAACGACTCTCAAGCCAATTCTAGAAAAATTAGAATTTAAATCTTTTCTTGGTAAAGTCAACGAATTACAGCAACAGTTTGGTGGCAAGATAGCAGAAGACGAGCCAGAAGATATTTCTAATACAAACCCAATTGCAGTACCAACATTTGAAAGTGAGGATCTGTGGTTTTTTAGTGCGGAAGATACCGCAGCAATTCAAGAACAACCTCTTACCCAAATCACACCACAAATCATTGATACGCTTGAGAAATTAACGCAATTGGTACAGCAACTCCAAAAGTATACCAATGCTGTGACACCCGTTGCTTGGGATACGGAAACGACAGATCTTGAACCACGCGATGCGCAACTTGTTGGAATTGGTTGCTGTTGGGGAAGCGAACTCGATGCGATGGCGTATATTCCCCTCGGTCATACAATAGGAGATAATCTAGAGACTGCGACAGTATTAGCAGCATTACGTCCAATTTTAGAAAGTGCGGAGCATCCTAAAGCATTGCAAAATGCTAAATTTGACAGGTTGGTGTTGCGGTGTCAGGGAATCAATCTCAGGGGCGTAGTATTCGATTCGATGCTAGCAAGCTACGTTTTAGATCCTGATACAAGTCATAATTTGAGCGATCTAGCCCAGCGCTATTTAGGTTTAACTTCAAAAAGCTATGCAGAGTTAGTACCGAAAGGTAAAACTATTGCTGATTTAGACATTCCTACTGTTGCAGAATATTGCGGTATGGATGTTTATGCAACGTACGGGTTAGTACCAAAGCTACGCGCAGAATTAGATAAAATTCCTGCTTTACACAAGTTGTTAATCGACGTTGAACAACCGTTAGAACCTGTTTTAGCAGAGATGGAGTACACAGGAATTCATATTAATACGGCGTATCTGCAAGAGTTTTCCAAACAATTAGAAAAAGACTTAACAGCAATTGAGGAACAAATATATGCGGTTGCTGAAGAGAAGTTCAATTTAGGTTCACCGAAAAAGCTAAGTGAACTATTATTTGATAGATTGAGTTTAGACCGCAGAAAGTCACGAAAAATTAAAACAGGTTACTCAACAGATGCCGCAATACTAGAAAAATTACGTGACGATCATCCGATAGTAGAAGCGATTTTAGAGTATCGTACTTTATCTAAATTAAAATCTACATATGTTGATGCCCTACCAGTATTAGTGCGCCCAGATACGCAGCGAGTACATACAAGTTTCAACCAAACTGCAACCTCGACAGGGCGATTATCTTCCTCTAACCCAAACTTACAAAATATTCCAATTCGTACAGCTTTTAGTCGGCAAATTCGTAAAGCATTTGTTCCGGAATCTGGCTGGATATTGGTAACTGCAGACTATTCGCAAATCGAGTTACGCATTCTCGCGCATTTGTGTCAAGAACCAATCTTAGTATCAGCTTACCAAAACAACGAAGATATTCACACCGTAACCGCACGATTACTCTTTGAAAAAGATGTTGTAACTTCTGAAGAACGCCGCTTAGCTAAGACGATCAACTTCGGTGTCATTTATGGTATGGGCGCGCAGCGATTTGCACGAGAAACGAAGATGAAAGCTGCGGATGGTAAGGTATTTATCGAGCGATTTAATCAGCAATATCCTTTGGTATTTGAATACTTGCGGCGTATGGAACAAGAAGCCATAGCCTATGGGTATGTCCAGACAATTTTAGGACGACGGAGATACTTTAATTTTACAAGCGATCGCCTGCGCCAACTACGCAACCTCAAACCTGAAAACATCAACCTTGACGAAATTCGCGGTTTAACTGCAAATGACGCTGGATTACTCCGCGCTGCGGCAAATGCTCCGATTCAAGGATCGAGTGCGGATATTATTAAAATTGCGATGGCACAATTGCACGAACTATTGCAAAATTACCAAACACGTTTGCTGTTACAAGTCCATGATGAATTGGTGTTTGAAGTTCCAAAAGACGAGTGGGAAGAATTGCAGCCAAAAATTCGTTCAACGATGGAATCTGCGGTGTCGTTAAGTGTACCGTTACTTGTTGAAGTACGTGCAGGTGATAACTGGATGGAAGTTAAGTAA
- a CDS encoding GrpB family protein: MQDFTDIINKLKAIGFKDTPFANIPKDRPMLVAGINFQHNFYNVHLHLTPKGSNVHLNNIFFRDQLRQNPTLAQEYDRLKKAAITSGIVEATAYNSYKSPFIQSVLQQRTPSINK, from the coding sequence ATCCAAGACTTTACTGATATTATCAACAAGTTAAAAGCTATTGGCTTTAAAGATACACCTTTTGCTAATATTCCTAAAGATCGCCCAATGTTAGTTGCAGGAATCAATTTCCAGCATAATTTTTACAATGTTCATCTACACTTGACACCAAAAGGTTCTAACGTCCACTTAAATAACATCTTCTTTCGAGATCAACTCCGCCAAAACCCAACACTTGCGCAAGAATACGATCGCCTAAAAAAAGCAGCTATTACCTCCGGTATCGTAGAAGCAACAGCATATAATTCGTACAAAAGTCCATTTATTCAATCTGTATTACAGCAAAGAACGCCCAGTATAAATAAATAG
- the acsF gene encoding magnesium-protoporphyrin IX monomethyl ester (oxidative) cyclase, whose translation MVDSLKKPAEFDEMRPGVKVPAKETLLTPRFYTTDFDEMARMDLSVNEEELTALLEEFRTDYNRHHFVRDAEFEQSWEHIDGETRQLFVEFLERSCTAEFSGFLLYKELSRRLKDKNPLLAESFALMSRDEARHAGFLNKALSDFNLSLDLGFLTKSRKYTFFKPKFIFYATYLSEKIGYWRYITIYRHLAAHPENRIYPIFRFFENWCQDENRHGDFFDALMRSQPQFLNDWKARLWCRFFLLSVFATMYLNDIQRAGFYQSIGLNARDYDIYVIEKTNETAGRVFPITLNVEHPDFYRRLDVCIKNNEKLSAIANSNTPKFLQFFQKLPLYVANGWQFLCLYLIKPLDAATQHGAVR comes from the coding sequence ATGGTTGATTCTCTTAAAAAACCAGCAGAATTTGATGAAATGCGCCCAGGGGTGAAAGTACCAGCAAAGGAAACCCTACTGACGCCGCGATTTTATACAACCGATTTCGATGAAATGGCGCGGATGGATCTCTCGGTTAACGAAGAGGAACTCACTGCGCTCTTAGAAGAGTTTCGTACTGACTACAATCGCCATCACTTTGTTCGAGACGCCGAGTTTGAGCAATCTTGGGAACATATTGATGGAGAAACTCGCCAATTATTTGTAGAGTTTTTGGAGCGTTCTTGCACCGCAGAGTTTTCCGGCTTTCTGTTGTACAAAGAACTCAGCCGTCGTCTCAAAGACAAAAACCCTCTACTCGCAGAATCGTTTGCATTGATGTCACGCGATGAAGCACGTCATGCAGGATTCTTAAATAAAGCACTGTCGGACTTTAATTTGTCCCTAGATTTGGGCTTTTTGACGAAGAGTCGTAAATATACATTCTTCAAGCCGAAGTTTATCTTCTACGCAACTTATCTATCAGAGAAAATTGGTTACTGGCGGTACATCACAATCTATCGCCACTTAGCCGCGCACCCAGAAAATCGCATCTATCCAATCTTCCGGTTCTTTGAAAACTGGTGTCAAGATGAAAACCGCCACGGAGATTTCTTCGATGCATTGATGCGATCGCAGCCGCAGTTCCTCAACGATTGGAAAGCGCGATTGTGGTGTCGTTTCTTTTTACTATCGGTGTTTGCGACGATGTATCTTAATGACATCCAGCGTGCAGGATTTTATCAATCAATTGGTTTAAACGCCCGAGATTACGATATCTACGTCATTGAGAAAACCAATGAGACTGCAGGGCGCGTGTTCCCCATTACCCTCAACGTCGAGCATCCCGATTTTTATCGCCGACTTGATGTTTGTATCAAGAATAATGAGAAATTGAGTGCGATCGCTAATTCCAATACACCAAAATTCTTACAATTTTTCCAAAAGCTACCGCTATACGTTGCTAATGGTTGGCAGTTCTTGTGTTTGTACCTGATCAAGCCACTCGATGCAGCAACACAACACGGCGCGGTACGTTAA
- the groL gene encoding chaperonin GroEL (60 kDa chaperone family; promotes refolding of misfolded polypeptides especially under stressful conditions; forms two stacked rings of heptamers to form a barrel-shaped 14mer; ends can be capped by GroES; misfolded proteins enter the barrel where they are refolded when GroES binds), with translation MAKRIIYNENARRALEKGMDILAESVAVTLGPKGRNVVLEKKFGAPQIVNDGVTIAKEIELEDHVENTGVSLIRQAASKTNDAAGDGTTTATVLAHAMVKEGLRNVAAGANAISLKRGVDKATNFLVDKIAAHARPVEDSKAIAQVGAISAGNDEEVGQMIASAMDKVGKEGVISLEEGKSMTTELEITEGMRFDKGYISPYFATDPERMEAVFDEPYLLLTDKKITLVQDLVPVLEQVARSGRPLIIIAEDIEKEALATLVVNRLRGVLNVAAVKAPGFGDRRKSMLEDIAVLTGGQVITEDAGLKLENTKLDMLGKSRRITITKDNTTIVAEGNEQAVKTRCDQIRRQMEETESSYDKEKLQERLAKLAGGVAVVKVGAATETEMKDRKLRLEDAINATKAAVEEGIVPGGGTTLAHLSPELESWASSSLKDEELIGAMIVSRALAAPLKRIAENAGQNGAVIAERVKEKDFNVGFNAATNQFVDMFEAGIVDPAKVTRSALQNAASIAGMVLTTECIVVDKPEPKDNAAAGAGAGMGGGDFDY, from the coding sequence ATGGCAAAGCGCATTATCTACAACGAAAACGCTCGTCGTGCCCTAGAAAAGGGCATGGATATTTTAGCTGAATCTGTTGCTGTCACCCTAGGTCCAAAAGGACGTAACGTGGTGCTAGAGAAGAAGTTTGGCGCACCACAGATCGTTAACGACGGTGTCACAATTGCTAAAGAAATTGAACTAGAAGACCACGTAGAAAATACTGGTGTTTCACTTATTCGTCAAGCCGCTTCTAAAACTAATGATGCCGCAGGTGACGGTACAACCACAGCGACCGTTTTGGCTCATGCAATGGTTAAAGAAGGCTTACGTAACGTTGCAGCAGGTGCTAACGCGATCTCTCTGAAGCGCGGTGTCGATAAAGCAACCAACTTTTTGGTAGACAAAATTGCGGCTCATGCGCGTCCAGTAGAAGATTCTAAGGCGATCGCCCAAGTTGGTGCAATCAGCGCTGGTAACGACGAAGAAGTCGGTCAGATGATCGCTTCGGCAATGGATAAAGTCGGTAAAGAAGGCGTTATTTCCCTTGAAGAAGGGAAGTCGATGACTACCGAACTCGAAATCACCGAAGGGATGCGCTTTGACAAAGGCTACATCTCGCCTTACTTTGCAACCGATCCTGAGCGGATGGAAGCTGTGTTCGATGAGCCTTACCTATTGCTCACCGATAAGAAGATCACATTGGTACAAGATTTAGTACCAGTACTAGAGCAAGTTGCACGTTCTGGTCGTCCTCTCATTATTATTGCTGAGGACATTGAAAAAGAAGCGCTTGCTACCTTAGTTGTTAACCGCTTGCGTGGTGTATTAAACGTAGCTGCGGTTAAGGCTCCTGGCTTTGGTGATCGCCGCAAGTCCATGCTCGAAGATATTGCAGTTCTAACTGGTGGTCAAGTCATCACCGAAGACGCTGGTTTGAAGCTGGAAAACACCAAGCTTGATATGCTAGGTAAATCTCGCCGGATCACAATCACCAAAGACAACACCACAATTGTTGCTGAAGGTAACGAGCAAGCTGTCAAAACTCGTTGCGACCAAATTCGTCGCCAAATGGAAGAAACTGAGTCTTCCTACGACAAAGAAAAACTGCAAGAGCGTTTAGCTAAACTTGCTGGTGGTGTTGCCGTTGTTAAAGTTGGTGCGGCTACCGAAACCGAAATGAAAGATCGCAAGCTGCGCCTCGAAGATGCGATCAATGCTACCAAAGCTGCTGTGGAAGAAGGTATTGTTCCTGGTGGTGGTACAACTTTAGCTCACTTATCTCCCGAACTAGAGTCTTGGGCTAGCAGTAGCCTCAAAGATGAAGAGTTAATCGGTGCAATGATTGTTTCTCGCGCTTTGGCTGCGCCATTAAAGCGGATTGCTGAAAACGCTGGTCAAAACGGTGCTGTTATTGCTGAACGCGTCAAGGAAAAAGACTTTAACGTTGGTTTCAACGCAGCAACCAATCAGTTTGTTGATATGTTTGAAGCTGGTATTGTTGACCCTGCGAAAGTTACTCGTTCGGCGCTACAAAATGCCGCATCTATCGCAGGTATGGTATTGACTACTGAATGTATCGTAGTTGATAAGCCAGAACCGAAGGATAATGCTGCGGCTGGCGCTGGTGCTGGTATGGGCGGTGGAGATTTTGACTACTAA
- a CDS encoding sulfatase, translating into MKSGFLISIKVTTGISQFMRQLESIYITRRKLLTYSGAAGLASAASFSEFIFSRTGNSATLPNILLVTADDLGQTLGCYGDRYARTPNINNLARQGIRFLNAYVTNASCSSSRSSLFTGLYPHQTGYFLPKREPIGQVGLAYPNSGYAMDPRVVTMPQLLKAAGYRTGIIGKLHLYPEASFPFDYNIPAQGYDTSDQGINMRNVEVVAQRARTFFSQSQQPFFLKISYSDPHNPFPTQVNGYPKQPYGVAEIPPFPWQGIDTPAVRKRMAGYYNSVARLDAGIGLLLNQLAQSGKAQNTIVIFMGDHGPGFTRAKGSCYEAGLRVPLIVRWSSKIAPNLVNVNSLISNVDILPTVLQAAGLVVPRNLAGRSLIPLFQRNTTGWRSVLCAEYTSHTRPCFYPRRSIRGARYKYILNLLPNRHNPYMVVDQDVAFAEARNLPAGHPAKVAMDRCHKPPAEELYDLQTDPIEFNNLAGKPEHQARLQLLRDQLLNWRQQSADPLLDPAVLLAMTQAHFG; encoded by the coding sequence GTGAAATCGGGGTTTTTAATCTCAATCAAGGTGACAACAGGAATTAGCCAATTTATGAGGCAATTAGAATCAATCTACATCACAAGGCGAAAGTTACTTACTTATTCTGGTGCAGCTGGGTTAGCTTCCGCCGCAAGTTTTAGCGAATTTATTTTTTCTCGAACAGGAAACTCAGCGACACTACCAAACATTCTCCTAGTTACGGCTGATGATTTAGGGCAGACCCTTGGTTGTTACGGAGATCGGTACGCACGTACTCCAAATATCAATAATCTAGCTCGTCAAGGTATACGTTTTCTCAATGCATATGTTACGAATGCCTCTTGCAGTTCCTCGCGTAGTAGTCTCTTTACGGGTCTATATCCGCATCAAACGGGGTATTTCTTGCCAAAACGAGAACCGATAGGGCAAGTCGGTTTAGCGTACCCAAATAGCGGCTACGCAATGGATCCTAGAGTCGTTACAATGCCACAGCTACTCAAAGCTGCTGGATATCGGACTGGAATTATCGGCAAACTGCACCTATACCCAGAAGCTTCTTTTCCATTTGATTACAACATCCCAGCTCAAGGTTACGATACATCAGATCAAGGGATCAATATGCGCAATGTTGAAGTTGTAGCACAACGTGCACGCACCTTCTTCTCACAATCCCAACAACCCTTCTTTTTGAAAATAAGCTATAGCGATCCACATAATCCTTTCCCAACTCAGGTTAATGGCTATCCTAAACAGCCGTACGGTGTAGCAGAGATCCCCCCGTTTCCTTGGCAAGGTATCGACACTCCAGCAGTACGCAAACGAATGGCTGGTTATTATAATAGCGTTGCTCGCCTCGATGCTGGAATTGGGTTGCTATTGAATCAGCTGGCACAGTCGGGAAAAGCTCAGAATACTATAGTGATTTTTATGGGCGATCATGGTCCTGGGTTTACAAGAGCAAAAGGCAGTTGTTATGAAGCTGGCTTACGCGTACCTTTGATCGTGCGCTGGTCAAGTAAGATCGCACCGAATCTAGTTAATGTTAATTCATTAATTTCTAATGTTGACATTTTACCAACAGTACTACAGGCTGCGGGTTTGGTAGTACCGAGAAACTTGGCAGGGCGATCGCTCATACCATTATTCCAACGAAACACAACTGGTTGGCGTAGCGTACTTTGTGCTGAATATACCAGCCATACACGCCCGTGTTTCTACCCGCGTCGTAGTATTCGGGGGGCACGTTACAAATATATCCTAAATTTACTGCCAAACCGACACAACCCATATATGGTTGTCGATCAAGACGTAGCTTTTGCCGAAGCGCGGAATTTACCTGCGGGACATCCGGCGAAAGTTGCAATGGACAGATGCCATAAACCACCAGCCGAGGAGTTATACGACTTACAAACCGATCCAATCGAGTTTAATAACTTAGCAGGTAAACCAGAGCATCAAGCACGTCTACAATTGTTGCGCGATCAGCTTCTGAATTGGCGTCAGCAATCCGCAGATCCCTTGCTTGACCCCGCAGTACTATTAGCAATGACACAGGCACATTTTGGATAG
- a CDS encoding type II toxin-antitoxin system PemK/MazF family toxin — translation MVDYIPQRGHFIRLSFDPQAGHEQMGTRPALVVSHSNFNRKLGFVFVCPISNTQRKNPFYIVIPKEASVTGVVMVDQLRSLNYCARRAELIGECPDSLLQEVLRRIKPILF, via the coding sequence GTGGTAGATTACATCCCACAGCGCGGTCATTTCATTCGACTAAGTTTTGATCCTCAAGCCGGTCATGAGCAAATGGGGACTCGACCAGCATTAGTGGTAAGTCACAGCAATTTTAACCGTAAATTGGGATTTGTATTTGTCTGCCCGATTAGTAATACTCAACGGAAAAATCCTTTTTATATTGTTATTCCCAAAGAAGCCTCTGTAACAGGGGTGGTGATGGTTGATCAATTGCGCTCATTAAATTATTGCGCTAGACGTGCTGAGTTGATTGGTGAATGTCCAGATAGCTTACTTCAAGAGGTGTTACGGCGCATCAAGCCCATATTGTTTTAG
- a CDS encoding SLC13 family permease — translation MASWQAIFSSLIFISVIVLIMTERMHLTIAAFLGALLLVFANIMTLTEAVGYIARSYSTLALFFGVMVLVRAFEPTKVFDYLATQIVILAKGQGKRLLLGIVAITTPICAVLPNATTVMLLAPLIPPIAEDVGVSFVPLLILMVFVANSAGLLTLVGDPATFIVGDAINISFINYLSRLSLGGVIAVGTIVVMLPYLFPKIWRKELASLEQLPHPQINHPRVLTLGIILIAFILLFFAIGEMLPIPISPAAVALLGAALALLLSHHSKIETVNHILRDVDWSTLIFFMCIFVIIGGLEKTGVVSSISGILAIVLGRNIALGALVLLFLVGFLSSVVPNIPLVVAMVPLLKEYVVNVGLAAPEILQPGFQGELPPVVLPLFYAMMFGATLGGNGTLVGASSNIVAAGIAELHGRRIAFKTFLHYGVPVMVVQLIVAAIYITIRFLIFR, via the coding sequence ATGGCAAGCTGGCAAGCAATATTTAGCTCACTGATATTTATTAGTGTAATTGTCTTAATTATGACAGAGAGAATGCACCTAACTATTGCTGCATTTTTAGGTGCATTGCTGCTAGTTTTTGCCAACATTATGACATTGACAGAAGCCGTTGGTTACATTGCAAGAAGCTACTCTACGCTAGCGCTCTTCTTTGGCGTAATGGTATTAGTAAGAGCATTTGAACCAACAAAAGTATTTGATTACTTAGCAACTCAAATAGTCATTTTAGCTAAAGGACAAGGTAAACGACTTCTACTAGGAATTGTTGCAATTACAACTCCGATTTGTGCAGTACTACCTAATGCTACAACTGTAATGTTGTTAGCACCTCTAATTCCTCCCATAGCTGAAGATGTAGGAGTCAGTTTTGTTCCTTTATTAATTTTAATGGTGTTTGTTGCTAACAGTGCTGGTTTACTTACGTTAGTAGGTGACCCAGCAACATTTATTGTTGGAGATGCCATTAATATCAGTTTTATCAATTACCTAAGTCGCTTAAGTTTAGGAGGAGTTATCGCAGTAGGAACAATTGTGGTTATGCTGCCATATTTGTTTCCTAAAATCTGGCGCAAAGAATTGGCAAGCTTAGAACAGTTACCACATCCTCAGATTAATCACCCCCGTGTTTTAACTTTAGGAATTATACTGATAGCTTTCATATTGCTGTTCTTTGCTATAGGAGAAATGTTGCCAATTCCCATCTCACCGGCTGCAGTAGCCTTACTGGGAGCAGCACTTGCTTTACTACTTTCACATCACAGCAAAATTGAAACAGTTAACCATATTTTACGTGATGTAGATTGGAGCACTTTAATATTTTTTATGTGTATCTTTGTAATAATTGGAGGACTAGAAAAAACAGGTGTTGTCAGCAGTATCTCTGGAATTTTAGCAATTGTTTTAGGTAGAAATATTGCTTTAGGTGCGCTGGTTCTCTTATTTTTAGTAGGATTTTTATCAAGTGTCGTACCAAATATTCCGCTGGTTGTCGCTATGGTGCCATTACTCAAAGAATATGTTGTTAATGTAGGATTGGCAGCACCAGAAATATTACAACCAGGGTTTCAAGGAGAGTTACCGCCTGTAGTTCTACCGTTGTTTTATGCAATGATGTTTGGTGCGACTCTAGGTGGAAATGGTACTTTAGTCGGGGCTTCTTCTAATATCGTTGCAGCGGGAATTGCTGAACTACATGGGCGACGAATTGCGTTTAAGACTTTTTTGCATTATGGTGTTCCAGTGATGGTTGTGCAGTTGATTGTTGCGGCAATATACATCACAATTCGCTTTTTGATCTTTAGGTAA
- the groES gene encoding co-chaperone GroES — protein sequence MAAVSLSVSTVKPLADRVFVKVSASEEKTAGGLYLPDTAKEKPQVGEIVSIGPGRRSDDGSRQEMEIKVGDKVLYSKYAGTDIKLGTEEYVLLSEKDILAVVN from the coding sequence ATGGCAGCAGTATCTTTAAGTGTTTCTACAGTAAAACCTTTAGCTGACCGCGTTTTTGTTAAAGTCAGCGCATCCGAAGAAAAAACAGCAGGTGGATTGTATTTACCTGATACCGCAAAAGAAAAGCCTCAAGTCGGAGAAATTGTCTCTATTGGTCCTGGTAGACGCAGCGACGATGGTTCGCGCCAGGAGATGGAAATTAAAGTCGGCGACAAAGTACTTTACTCGAAGTACGCAGGTACTGATATCAAACTAGGTACCGAAGAATATGTGCTGTTGTCAGAAAAAGACATCCTTGCAGTAGTTAACTAA